In Pseudokineococcus lusitanus, the DNA window AGGCACCCGCCCACGCCGTCGCGCCCGCCCTCGAGGGGTGCGTCTTCATCGGCATGTCGGTGGACGGCTTCATCGCCCGCCTCGACGGCGACCTCGACTGGCTGACCGAGCGCGGCGAGGCCGCCGGGGACGCCGGCTTCCGCGACTTCGTCTCGAGCGTGGACGCCGTCCTCATGGGCCGGGGCACCTACGAGGTCATCGCCGGCTTCGACAGCTGGCCGTACCAGGACAAGCCCGTGCACGTGCTCTCCTCGTCGCTGCGCGACGGCGACGACGCCCGCGTCGTCGTGCACGCCGACCTCGAGGACGCCGTCGCGGCGCTGTCCGAGGCGGGCGTCGTGCGCGTCTACGTCGACGGCGGCCGGGCCGTGCAGGCGTGCCTCGCCGCGGGCCTGGTCACCGAGCTGACCCTCTCCCGCGTGCCCGTGCTCATCGGCTCCGGCGCCCCGCTGTTCGGCCCGCTGCCCGCGGACGTCGACCTGGAGCACCGCCGTACCGAGGTCCTGCCCGGCGGGATGGTGCAGACGACGTACGGCGTCGTCCCGGCGCCGACCGCCGCGCCCGCGGTGGACGACCTCGCCGCCGACGAGTGGGGCGACGGCTGACCCACCCGGCGCCGGACGCACGACGAGGGGGACGCCCGGGCGGGCGTCCCCCTCGTCGTGGGTGGTGCGGGCGTCAGGCGCCGGCGCGCACCGTCCGCAGCGCGGCGGACCACTTCTCGAGCTGGCCGAAGAGCGCCTGGGCGGCGTCGGCGTGCTGCGGGCCCGGCGTGAACGTCGAGAAGTTCTCGAAGTCGGTGAAGAGGTTGAAGCCGAGCTGGCCGCGGACGTGCGCGACCTGCAGCTCGGAGAGCACGAGGCGCAGCTGCTCGACGGCGCGGGCGCCCTGGAAGGAGCCGTAGGAGACGAGGGCCGCGGCCTTGTCGTTCCACTCGCCGTAGATGCTGTCGAGGGCGTTCTTCAGCACCGCGGAGAAGGAGTGGTTGTACTCCGGCGTGACGATGACGTAGCCGTCGTAGCGGCCGATCGTCTCGGCGAAGCGGACGACCTCGGGACGCTCGGAGGCCTTCATCGACGGGCCCATCGGCTCGTCGAAGAACGGGAGCGGGTGGTCGCGGAGGTCGACGAGCTCGTAGGTGGCGCCCTCGCGCCCCTTCGCCTGCTCGAGGACCCAGTCGGCGACGGCGCCGCCGTTGCGGCCCTCGCGGGTGCTGCCGAGGATGACGGCGATCTTCAGGTCGGACATGGGGGACTCCCTCGCGTCGGGGCGTGCCCGTCGTCGACGGCGCCCGGTCGGGTGCGGAAAC includes these proteins:
- a CDS encoding dihydrofolate reductase family protein, which codes for MSAAAGPTAHHGGPGGAPAAHDEAPAHAVAPALEGCVFIGMSVDGFIARLDGDLDWLTERGEAAGDAGFRDFVSSVDAVLMGRGTYEVIAGFDSWPYQDKPVHVLSSSLRDGDDARVVVHADLEDAVAALSEAGVVRVYVDGGRAVQACLAAGLVTELTLSRVPVLIGSGAPLFGPLPADVDLEHRRTEVLPGGMVQTTYGVVPAPTAAPAVDDLAADEWGDG
- a CDS encoding NADPH-dependent FMN reductase; the protein is MSDLKIAVILGSTREGRNGGAVADWVLEQAKGREGATYELVDLRDHPLPFFDEPMGPSMKASERPEVVRFAETIGRYDGYVIVTPEYNHSFSAVLKNALDSIYGEWNDKAAALVSYGSFQGARAVEQLRLVLSELQVAHVRGQLGFNLFTDFENFSTFTPGPQHADAAQALFGQLEKWSAALRTVRAGA